In a genomic window of Helianthus annuus cultivar XRQ/B chromosome 10, HanXRQr2.0-SUNRISE, whole genome shotgun sequence:
- the LOC110885582 gene encoding cell division cycle 20.2, cofactor of APC complex has translation MDAGSVSFSPAPKSQSRDQILHRKSSRENLDRFIPNRSAMDFDYAHYMLTQSKKGKENPIASSPAKEAYRKQLADSLNMNRTRILAFRNKPPTPTDAVQSEWSSVQQQAKPVKARRYIPQTSERTLDAPDILDDYYLNLLDWGSSNVLAIALGNTVYLWDAADGNTSELVTVDDEVGPVTSVKWAPDGRHISVGLNNSQVQLWDSTSNKLLRTLRECHQSRVGSMDWNNHILTTGGMDGRIVNNDIRIRAHIVETYSGHHQEVCGLKWSASGQQLASGGNDNLLHIWDRSVASVNSPTQWLHRLEDHTAAVKALAWCPFQGNLLASGGGGGDKCIKFWNTHTGACLNSVDTGSQVCALLWNQNERELLSSHGFTQNQLTLWKYPSMVKMAELTGHTSRVLFMAQSPDGCTVATAAGDETLRFWNVFGSPEVAAKATRKAIPEPFANVNRIR, from the exons ATGGATGCAGGATCTGTAAGTTTCTCTCCAGCCCCCAAGTCACAATCGCGAGATCAAATTCTTCACAGAAAAAGTTCTCGAGAAAAC TTGGATAGATTCATACCGAACAGATCAGCTATGGATTTTGATTACGCGCATTACATGCTAACACAGTCCAAAAAAGGTAAGGAGAATCCGATTGCGAGCTCACCGGCGAAGGAAGCGTACAGGAAGCAGTTGGCGGACAGCCTCAACATGAACAGAACCAGGATTCTAGCTTTCAGGAACAAGCCTCCGACACCAACAGATGCGGTTCAAAGCGAGTGGTCTTCGGTGCAGCAGCAGGCGAAGCCAGTAAAAGCCCGTAGATACATCCCTCAG ACTTCTGAAAGGACATTGGATGCACCTGATATTCTAGATGATTACTACTTGAATCTGTTAGATTGGGGGAGCAGCAACGTTCTCGCGATTGCCCTAGGAAATACGGTGTATCTATGGGATGCTGCAGATGGTAACACGTCGGAACTTGTTACTGTCGATGATGAAGTGGGTCCGGTTACGAGTGTTAAATGGGCACCGGATGGACGCCACATCTCAGTCGGTCTAAACAATTCCCAAGTCCAACTCTGGGATTCCACCTCAAATAAATTG TTGAGAACGTTGAGAGAGTGTCATCAATCTCGGGTCGGATCAATGGATTGGAACAACCACATTCTCACAACAGGAGGAATGGATGGTCGGATTGTAAATAACGATATCAGAATTAGAGCACATATAGTGGAAACATACTCCGGCCACCACCAAGAGGTTTGTGGGTTAAAATGGTCAGCTTCCGGTCAACAGTTGGCTAGCGGTGGCAACGACAATCTCCTACACATTTGGGACAGATCTGTGGCTTCTGTTAATTCACCGACTCAATGGCTTCACCGGCTGGAGGATCACACAGCTGCGGTGAAAGCACTTGCTTGGTGTCCATTTCAGGGCAATCTTCTTGcgtccggtggtggtggtggtgacaaGTGTATAAAGTTTTGGAACACACACACTGGTGCTTGCTTGAACTCAGTGGACACCGGGTCTCAGGTGTGTGCGCTTTTATGGAACCAAAATGAGCGTGAGCTGCTGAGCTCACATGGTTTTACTCAGAACCAGTTGACTTTATGGAAGTATCCGTCAATGGTGAAAATGGCCGAGCTTACTGGTCATACATCGAGAGTTCTTTTTATGGCGCAG AGCCCGGATGGATGTACAGTTGCAACTGCTGCAGGAGACGAGACACtgagattttggaatgtttttGGGAGCCCGGAAGTGGCTGCTAAGGCTACCCGAAAAGCCATTCCTGAGCCATTTGCTAACGTGAATCGCATTCGATGA